A genomic stretch from Oxobacter pfennigii includes:
- the vanI gene encoding D-alanine--(R)-lactate ligase VanI: MDKLKIAIIFGGCSEEHPISVKSAQEVAKNLDPQKYEPFYIGITKNGVWKLCNFPDRNWEKISCHPAMLSPDRSIHGLLVLEQGQYKTIPLDMVFPVLHGKLGEDGAMQGLLELSGIPYAGCDVQSSALCMDKSLAYIVAGNAGIATPNFWIITAKENIDAGGFTYPVFVKPARSGSSFGVTKVCRKEELRSAVETARQYDSKVLIEEAVAGSEVGCAILGDDMDLIAGEVDQISLSHSFFRIHQENEPEKGSENSTVTVPADISAEARLLIQETAKAIYRALGCRGLSRVDMFLKEDGKVILNEVNTLPGMTSYSRYPRMMAAAGLTLAEVIDRIVALTLKGKR, encoded by the coding sequence ATGGATAAGTTGAAAATCGCAATTATATTCGGAGGCTGTTCCGAAGAACATCCCATCTCCGTTAAATCTGCCCAAGAGGTCGCAAAAAATCTTGATCCCCAAAAGTATGAACCCTTCTATATCGGGATTACAAAAAATGGTGTTTGGAAGCTTTGTAACTTCCCTGACAGAAATTGGGAAAAGATTAGCTGCCATCCGGCAATGCTGTCACCGGACAGAAGCATACATGGATTGCTTGTTCTGGAGCAGGGACAATATAAAACGATCCCTTTGGATATGGTGTTTCCCGTTCTGCATGGCAAACTTGGCGAGGATGGTGCGATGCAGGGTTTGTTGGAGCTTTCCGGCATCCCCTATGCAGGCTGCGATGTCCAAAGTTCTGCCCTGTGTATGGACAAATCCCTTGCTTATATTGTCGCTGGAAACGCAGGAATCGCTACGCCAAATTTCTGGATTATCACGGCGAAGGAGAATATTGATGCGGGCGGGTTTACTTATCCCGTTTTTGTAAAGCCGGCCCGATCGGGTTCATCTTTCGGCGTCACTAAGGTATGCCGAAAGGAAGAATTGCGAAGTGCGGTGGAAACCGCAAGGCAGTATGACTCGAAGGTGTTGATTGAAGAGGCTGTCGCCGGCAGTGAGGTAGGATGTGCGATATTAGGGGATGATATGGATTTGATTGCAGGCGAGGTAGATCAGATTAGCCTGTCTCATAGTTTTTTCAGAATACATCAGGAGAATGAGCCTGAAAAGGGTTCCGAAAACTCAACAGTAACCGTTCCCGCCGACATTTCGGCGGAGGCGCGTTTGCTCATTCAGGAGACAGCAAAAGCCATATATCGCGCCTTGGGATGCAGGGGACTATCTAGGGTGGATATGTTTCTGAAGGAAGATGGAAAAGTAATACTTAACGAGGTTAATACTTTGCCCGGTATGACCTCATACAGCCGTTATCCGAGGATGATGGCAGCCGCAGGGTTAACCTTGGCGGAAGTGATCGACAGGATTGTGGCGTTGACATTGAAAGGAAAAAGATGA
- the vanX gene encoding D-Ala-D-Ala dipeptidase VanX codes for MKNDFVFVDEFVSGIRWDAKYATWDNFTGKPVDGYEVNRIVGTRALCKALEKARENAASLGFGLLLWDGYRPQRAVDCFLRWSKQPEDGRTKLKHYPNIYKTEIVEKGYVAAKSGHSRGSTIDLTLYHLADNTLVSMGGDFDLMDSASHHGAKGITQAEARNRQYLCYIMEACGFVSYDYEWWHYTLKHEPYPNTYFDFPIT; via the coding sequence ATGAAAAATGATTTTGTCTTTGTAGATGAGTTTGTATCCGGAATACGGTGGGATGCTAAATACGCCACATGGGATAATTTTACCGGCAAACCGGTGGACGGATATGAAGTCAATCGAATTGTCGGTACGAGAGCTTTGTGCAAAGCCCTGGAAAAAGCACGGGAAAACGCCGCATCCCTGGGCTTTGGCTTGCTTCTTTGGGATGGTTATCGCCCTCAACGCGCCGTAGATTGTTTTCTGCGCTGGTCAAAACAGCCGGAAGATGGCCGGACAAAACTAAAACACTATCCAAATATTTACAAAACCGAGATAGTTGAAAAAGGATATGTGGCCGCTAAGTCGGGCCATAGCCGGGGCAGCACAATTGACTTAACACTTTATCATTTAGCCGACAATACACTTGTTTCAATGGGCGGTGACTTTGATTTGATGGATTCAGCCTCACATCATGGAGCAAAAGGAATCACGCAAGCCGAAGCTAGAAACCGTCAATACCTTTGTTATATCATGGAGGCCTGCGGTTTTGTTTCATACGATTACGAGTGGTGGCATTACACACTGAAACACGAACCTTATCCAAACACTTATTTTGATTTTCCCATCACGTAG
- a CDS encoding D-alanyl-D-alanine carboxypeptidase family protein has protein sequence MVRKVKNKKPRIRIFVIFLLTFVIAAFVYKSIVTPGSQHIYEKGHDYKTSLYSSLKITPDSSGDRTTPVPPSKIESDHSASISFDKLNSSNAILIRLADDTVLMQKSSEEKIYPASLTKMMTAIVAIENLPDLKVKIKLTNSTFQGLYEADASMAGFQPGEQVRAIDLVYGVMLPSGAESCIGLADQIAGSEQNFVKIMNQKAADLGMDNTHFENTTGLQNENHYTTVKDMAILLSYALQNDTFREIFTSSRHSTQPTNKHLLGITFYNTMFEELNNQNIIGGEILGGKTGYTDEAGLCLASLAKVGKQEYILVSAGAKGDHRSEQYNITDALAVYNSIGK, from the coding sequence ATAGTACGAAAAGTAAAAAATAAAAAGCCAAGAATACGCATATTTGTGATATTTCTGTTGACGTTTGTCATTGCTGCTTTTGTTTACAAATCCATCGTTACTCCAGGAAGCCAACATATATATGAGAAGGGACATGACTATAAAACCTCGTTGTATTCTTCTTTAAAGATAACACCCGATTCTTCCGGCGATAGAACAACACCGGTTCCTCCATCAAAGATAGAATCCGATCACTCTGCATCTATATCTTTCGATAAGCTTAACAGCTCTAATGCGATTTTGATCCGGTTAGCAGATGATACCGTCCTGATGCAGAAAAGCAGTGAAGAAAAAATCTATCCTGCTTCTTTAACTAAGATGATGACGGCCATTGTTGCGATAGAAAATTTACCTGATTTGAAGGTAAAAATCAAACTTACCAATTCTACGTTTCAGGGGCTGTACGAAGCAGATGCATCAATGGCAGGTTTCCAACCCGGTGAGCAGGTCAGGGCAATCGATCTTGTTTATGGAGTAATGCTGCCCAGTGGTGCAGAGAGCTGTATTGGGCTTGCTGATCAGATTGCGGGATCAGAACAGAATTTTGTAAAAATAATGAATCAAAAAGCGGCAGATCTCGGTATGGACAATACCCATTTTGAAAATACAACCGGACTTCAAAATGAAAACCACTACACAACAGTCAAAGATATGGCTATTCTTCTAAGCTATGCTTTGCAAAATGATACTTTCCGGGAGATTTTTACTTCATCCCGTCATTCCACACAACCTACTAATAAGCACCTTCTAGGGATAACCTTTTATAATACCATGTTTGAAGAACTCAACAATCAAAACATTATTGGTGGGGAAATTTTAGGAGGAAAGACTGGATATACCGATGAGGCCGGCCTATGTCTCGCGAGTCTGGCCAAAGTGGGTAAACAAGAATATATCCTTGTTTCAGCCGGTGCGAAAGGGGATCACCGTTCGGAACAGTATAATATTACCGATGCATTAGCTGTATACAACAGTATAGGAAAATAA
- the vanW gene encoding glycopeptide resistance accessory protein VanW yields MKRKRITQLFPFLLPIRRTQKKLFFYAKMYFDRNRYAKAKAPEFLPFCIYETKSKLLNENTGFDMKYQENKVFNLHLASEPVNGILIRPGEIFSFWQRVSYAEKNERYKDGLCVVNGELVTVPGGGLCHLSNFLFWMFLHTPLTIVERHPHQVKDFPSPDEDEPDGVDATVNEGWLDLKVKNNTDLTFQIEISINEPYIYGRIFVDQAKGHRYEIINREKSFFKKDGKTFERVSVCRQKIDIKSEQVVSENLLYTDVCEIGYQLPEETAVAEEMS; encoded by the coding sequence ATGAAAAGAAAAAGAATTACTCAGTTGTTTCCATTCTTACTACCAATCCGCAGGACACAAAAAAAATTATTCTTCTATGCCAAGATGTACTTTGATCGGAACCGTTATGCAAAAGCAAAGGCTCCAGAGTTTTTGCCTTTTTGTATATATGAAACCAAGTCGAAGCTTCTAAATGAAAATACAGGCTTTGATATGAAATATCAGGAAAACAAGGTGTTTAATCTGCACCTTGCCTCGGAGCCTGTAAATGGCATATTAATACGCCCTGGTGAAATATTTTCATTTTGGCAGCGCGTGAGTTATGCCGAGAAAAATGAGCGGTATAAGGACGGTTTGTGCGTGGTGAACGGCGAATTGGTCACGGTCCCGGGAGGCGGTTTGTGTCATCTCAGCAATTTTCTGTTTTGGATGTTTCTGCATACTCCCCTCACTATTGTAGAACGGCATCCTCATCAGGTTAAGGATTTTCCTTCTCCTGATGAGGATGAACCGGATGGTGTGGACGCTACGGTCAACGAGGGGTGGTTGGATTTAAAGGTAAAAAACAACACCGATCTTACCTTCCAAATTGAAATATCCATCAATGAGCCTTACATATATGGCCGTATTTTTGTGGATCAGGCTAAAGGGCATCGTTACGAGATCATTAATCGCGAAAAGAGCTTTTTTAAAAAAGACGGGAAAACCTTTGAGCGGGTTTCTGTCTGTCGGCAAAAGATAGACATCAAATCCGAACAAGTTGTTTCAGAAAACCTGCTTTATACGGATGTATGTGAAATCGGGTATCAGCTTCCGGAAGAAACTGCTGTCGCAGAGGAGATGTCTTGA
- a CDS encoding MarR family winged helix-turn-helix transcriptional regulator encodes MNKVDEATDTDFIFGALLVVANKMDTLLDRVLSKYNITSKQWFLLLILFNIFEKPPTIKEAAKEMGSSHQNIKQVALKLEEKGMLRLEKDKKDLRVTRLVVTEKSYEFWKTAENDGIKFMKEFYAGVGNDRLKNARLFISQIMLNLKAMEEKNE; translated from the coding sequence ATGAATAAGGTTGATGAAGCTACCGATACTGATTTTATTTTCGGCGCATTACTGGTGGTCGCAAACAAAATGGATACTTTACTTGACAGGGTTTTAAGCAAATATAATATAACCTCAAAGCAGTGGTTTTTGCTGCTGATCCTTTTTAATATTTTTGAAAAGCCGCCTACAATAAAGGAAGCGGCGAAAGAGATGGGCTCTTCACATCAGAATATAAAGCAGGTTGCGTTAAAGCTCGAAGAAAAAGGGATGCTCAGGCTTGAAAAGGATAAGAAAGATTTAAGGGTCACAAGGCTTGTTGTCACTGAAAAAAGCTATGAATTCTGGAAAACTGCCGAAAATGACGGGATAAAATTCATGAAAGAATTTTATGCAGGCGTCGGAAATGACAGATTGAAAAATGCCAGGCTTTTTATATCGCAGATTATGCTGAACTTAAAGGCTATGGAAGAAAAAAATGAGTAG
- a CDS encoding DUF2935 domain-containing protein codes for MDEMEFWKRQESEHTIVIRQIVNNLESEFVIRLQQFEQDFHQVEGIAVKYIETIIRSKGNINLTIQQQTMQLISLAFCQSQQFIMLLNQILSESEAARNNPVAAVVINHIRRESEYFIGIAQTVLS; via the coding sequence TTGGATGAAATGGAATTTTGGAAGCGGCAAGAATCAGAACACACAATTGTTATTCGTCAAATAGTAAATAATTTGGAATCAGAGTTTGTCATACGATTACAACAGTTTGAACAAGATTTTCACCAAGTAGAAGGAATAGCCGTAAAATATATAGAGACAATTATTAGGTCAAAGGGGAACATAAACCTTACCATACAACAGCAAACTATGCAATTAATCAGCCTTGCTTTTTGCCAAAGCCAGCAATTCATTATGCTACTTAACCAAATTTTATCTGAAAGTGAAGCTGCACGTAATAATCCTGTAGCTGCCGTGGTTATAAATCATATTCGCCGTGAATCTGAATATTTTATTGGAATAGCACAGACAGTCTTGTCATAG
- a CDS encoding MerR family transcriptional regulator, translating into MRQVCITPKRMDNGYKDYSKDDLKILLRIKLLRSLHISLDKN; encoded by the coding sequence GTGCGGCAGGTATGTATTACACCAAAGCGCATGGATAACGGATACAAAGATTACTCAAAGGACGATCTGAAGATTTTACTACGTATTAAGCTTCTGAGGAGCCTTCATATCTCGCTGGATAAAAATTGA
- the corA gene encoding magnesium/cobalt transporter CorA, with amino-acid sequence MIYTFAQTKDSEMLTNVPLERLSTEDINWYWIDFESPNEEEVALLSEHFKFDDLAIEDCLEHLERPKVDYYDTYNFFIFHALDEKTLEPIEVDLFVSANYVVSFHKTKLKETENVRKKILNSATIQEERSTYIAYLILDEIVDYYFPSVFRIEDSLSEIDIQSGDSRIHNLIDQVFQIRTDLLKLRHIINSMKELLYRVLNSGRLEGFKDNKRYFNDIYDHLLRLSDIVESNREVTSDVRDNYISINSHKMNKIMTILTVITSTFIPLTFIVGIYGMNFDYMPELRWRYGYFYVLGIMALIGIIMLLWFKRKGWFDIKK; translated from the coding sequence TTGATATATACATTTGCACAAACGAAAGATTCAGAAATGCTTACGAATGTTCCCCTTGAGAGATTATCCACGGAGGATATCAACTGGTATTGGATAGATTTTGAATCACCTAATGAAGAGGAAGTGGCTTTATTAAGCGAGCACTTTAAGTTCGATGATCTGGCTATAGAGGACTGCCTTGAGCACTTGGAACGCCCTAAAGTCGATTATTATGACACCTATAACTTTTTTATATTTCATGCTCTGGACGAAAAGACACTGGAACCAATCGAAGTGGATTTATTTGTTAGTGCAAATTATGTGGTTTCTTTCCATAAAACAAAGCTAAAAGAAACTGAAAATGTCCGTAAAAAAATCTTAAATAGTGCAACCATCCAGGAAGAAAGGTCTACTTATATTGCTTATTTAATTCTTGACGAAATTGTGGATTATTATTTTCCCTCAGTATTCCGAATTGAGGATTCTTTAAGTGAGATTGATATACAGTCAGGAGACAGCAGGATTCATAATCTGATTGATCAAGTCTTTCAAATACGGACAGATCTGCTGAAATTAAGGCATATAATAAATTCCATGAAGGAGTTACTATATAGGGTGCTAAATTCAGGGCGTTTGGAAGGTTTTAAAGATAACAAGCGATATTTTAATGATATTTATGACCATCTGTTAAGACTTTCGGATATTGTTGAATCAAACCGTGAAGTTACTTCAGATGTCCGCGATAATTACATCTCCATAAATTCTCATAAAATGAATAAAATCATGACTATACTTACTGTAATAACCTCAACTTTCATACCTTTAACGTTTATAGTAGGAATATATGGAATGAATTTTGATTATATGCCGGAGCTAAGGTGGCGGTATGGTTATTTTTATGTTCTTGGGATTATGGCATTGATCGGCATTATTATGTTGCTCTGGTTTAAACGAAAAGGTTGGTTTGACATCAAAAAATAA